Genomic window (Bacillota bacterium):
GATTCAAAAAGATGTGTTTTTGCTCCCGGGTAGGCAGCAATCAATTCTTCATATTTATCGATGGTGTCATTATCATCCTTGCTGTTAATTAAAAGGATTTCCCCTTTCCAGTTTGCTGTATCTGGAAGTTCTTCCTTCAATCTGTCAACAAATGATGTATAGAAACCCATCAATGATTTATGGTCTATCCCGGAATACAGATTATTGAGATATGTATTGCGGAATTCATTGTATTGCGAATCTTGACAGTATTTCATCCTCCTTTTGAAGGCCATTTTTATTACAAACCCTGGTATATATTTTAAAACATTAATTTTCTTACCCTTTATCCTTTCAATAAAGTCTTTTGTCGGGAAAAACGTGTGGGCAAGAATAATTTTTTCAGCACTTTCCGGAAATATTGAAATGAAGTATTGCGCCAGTATGCCTCCGTAAGAATGACCGCATAAAATTACATGCTCTGCCTTTTCTTCTTTTAAAATATACTCGATAACTTCAGACCTTAAACGAAAAGAGTCAGGTATAAGTTCAAACGAAGGAGCAATTATTTTATAACATTTTTCCAATT
Coding sequences:
- a CDS encoding alpha/beta hydrolase, whose product is MGKMDRITAYNYYSDFWRNHSLKEIDFKGKNWNYIACGVKTGKTFVFLHGGGLDAGMWSYQINELEKCYKIIAPSFELIPDSFRLRSEVIEYILKEEKAEHVILCGHSYGGILAQYFISIFPESAEKIILAHTFFPTKDFIERIKGKKINVLKYIPGFVIKMAFKRRMKYCQDSQYNEFRNTYLNNLYSGIDHKSLMGFYTSFVDRLKEELPDTANWKGEILLINSKDDNDTIDKYEELIAAYPGAKTHLFESGAHHTPLLFPEEFTKIISEFAN